A window of Cydia strobilella chromosome 10, ilCydStro3.1, whole genome shotgun sequence genomic DNA:
ttatttattcCGTCAGATTGTTTATACTGCCACTATATTTACACTGACCACTGTTTTACCATAGTTAGCGGAATACAACATGATATTTATCAGTTACATAACTATATCAGAGCATATTAATTCGTAAGCACTTGGTTATTCCATAGACGCGATTATTCACAATGACTTTTGATATCGAATTTGTCAGTaggacaaaaaaaatgtttcacaaTCACTTGCAACTTTATTCGCACATCAGGTCATCATATTCGGCTTGAAAATAATGACAAAACAAGATATTTTCAACTAGATTTCGGATTCACTACAATTGACAATATTTTCGTCACGACAATAACAAAAACACTCGCCCGTGTACAGTCGAGGAGTAAACAAAGTACAtatgacatatctataatatgTGGTGTATATATTTAGCATGTTCAAAGGTCATTGAAAAGAGATACCGTATACGCCACAATCAATAGATAGACAGAGATAGACGAAAAATGGTGGGGAGAATAGTGTGATATAGAAATGTATATGCGAGATGACGTTTTTCCGGTATTTCTAAAGGTAGGTATACAACAAACAAGAAACTTGTAagaaattaacatttattttgattaaCATGTAAGAAGCAGTAAATCAtctaataaacaaaaacattgttatatttattataacatcGTGGGCAACATATCTTGCATTGTTTCGatatatttatatgaatgtttaaaatttttaagAATTGCTTCTCTTTGATGTACAACTACCTTacaataactttttaaatagatggtttaaaaaaatattttcatagatgtCGTAACCAACCAGCTGAACGTCAAATCAAAAGCGTAGtgctaaataatattatttaaatttaatattattatgggtGACGATAATTCAAATTCCAGTAAAAAATGTGATACAAAtaagtgtaatgttttaataattgGTGGCGGCATGGCCGGTTTGGCTGCCGCCAATGAACTTATCAAAAATGGTTTGGACGACTTTAGAATATTAGAAGCAAGGAAACGAATCGGTGGTAGGATTATTTCTATTCCACTAAAAAACCACGAAGTGGAGTTAGGGGCGAACTGGATTCATGGAGTTCTCGGCAACCCGATATTCGATATAGCTATGGCTAATGGTTTAgtgaacataataaatatacctaagCCGCACAAAGTGATAGCGGCGACTGAGGATGGCAAACAGGTGCCGTTTGGTGTGCTGCACGAGATCCATGAGGCGTACGTGGTGTTCATGCGGCGCTGTGAGGAGTACTTCCTGTGCCAGTACCTGCCCCCGCCAGATATCCATAGTGTAGGAGAGCATATTAACCTGGAGGCCACCATATACCTTGAGCGTCTTCCTGACTCTGAAGAGAAAAAACTCCGCCGGCTCATATTTGACTGCTTGTTAAAACGGGAAACATGTATATCAGGTTGCAACAGCATGGATGAAATAGATCTTTTAGAATTAGGCAGCTACACAGAACTTCAAGGTGGCAACATCATGATTCCTAAAGGTTACAGCTCTATATTACAAcctatgttaaaaaatattccacctgaaaaaataatatctaatcacccagtaaaaaaaattgtttgggATTCCAACCAGCACAGTACGCGGCCTGAAGATTTGGGAGAGGAGTCAGAAGACTCAGACCAGACAGTGATAGAAGATATAACTAAGAACTCTGCCTCTGAGTCTATGGTTAACCCTAGTGAAGGAAGTTTAATGTCTGAAAATGTGCACAaaccaaagaaaaaaaatggacACTATGTTGAAGTTACGTGTGACAATGGAGATACTTTTTTTGCTAATCATGTGATATGTACAATACCTCTTGGTGTGCTCAAAGAGACTGCCAAGGATCTCTTCCAGCCTTCGTTGCCTCAGTACAAAATGGAGTCAATAGAAAGACTGCTATTTGGGACagtcaataaaatatttttggaataTGAGAGACCATTCTTAAATCCTGATATTACTGAAATAATGTTGTTATGGGAGAGTCCGACGACACCTGAAGACATTGCCGAGTCATGGTATAAGAAGATTTACTCATTTAGTAAAGTAACAGAGACCTTGTTGCTGGGCTGGGTGTCAGGGAGAGAGGCTGAATATGTGGAGACATTGACTATGGATCAAGTTGCGGCAGCTTGCACAAACATTTTAAGGAAATTCTTGAATGATCCCTTTGTACCAGAGCCACAAACATGTGTATGGTCAGTATGTCTAGATATTTAATGTATTGACCTCTGTTGATCCTAATCCCAGGTAGTTTATTTTAACTGATTATTTTATACACATGAAAGTGCGATgacaatgaaatataaatatcaattagctgatctgatgatgatgatggaatgCAAATAAGATCAATAAAACCCACAATTATTAAACATGCATGTATGTAGCCAGATGCTAAATGTGGCTTCAATATCTGAGTTAAACcatttcatgtttattttaagatctTGCTAGACTGTCGCCGACAAGCCCCTTGGACCGCGTGGCCTTGGTCTGGACGGACCGTGTAGACAGTTGTTTCCAACAAAATAtcatacaaacattaccaaggtcagacggtctgaaggcttgtcagcgaccgtctagcacacgctttaattactaattattatattgtattattacagTACAAGTTGGAACAAGCAGCCCTACACGCGAGGCTCATATACGGCTCTGGCTGTTGGTTCCAGTCAGACAGATATTGAGAGTTTAGCACAACCACTATTCAGAAATGTTCATGATAAAAAGgtgatttgtttttatttattggtaaaacgattaaatttatttttaataatgactAATGACAGAGTGCCCCTCCATATTCGAAAATTGAAAACTGaaatctctgcagctgactgcacAAAGGAATAAGGGGGTGATCATTACAAATGTTTTAGATTTATAATATTTCGATTCCCCTTTCCCCATTATAAGATTTCGAGCCACCCTCTCCTTCTCCACTAAATGGTTTACATAAATAATGGAAGCCCCTTGAATCTCTAATGAAAGTAATGAGACAGAAAATACTGCAAAATATTGTAGTAGTTTTGAGGACTGAACTATAGGTAGATGTTGTCGCAAGGCGCCATACTTTAAGATAAACTAATGACAGTAATGACGTAATGACGCGCCATTTACTTCCTTCTGTCAACAACCTTTTTCTATGATGCTAATCAGAAATCTGCTAGACATGCAGGAGTTTTGGGAATCAAATGATGGCTGATTTCAAAGTTTTATAGCCACTTTTGTAGCGTCCGACTTTCACTTGCGAGCTAATCCGTCCGTCTCGTCTCACCTCGCACAAAATCCTATTTCACGTCCCTCATTACTATAATAAGCTGGTATAATTCAGATAAAAACCTACCATTGCTTTACTTTCGATCGGCGTTTTCTTTTAACGATCGTCACTAGGCTCATCGAGAACCGAAGATTTATGACtaaaagttatcattaattccAGCCCACGCTGGTGTTTGCCGGCGAGCACACGCACAGCAGCTACTACTCCACAGTGCACGGCGCCTACCTGTCGGGGCAGGCCGCCGGCCGCCGCCtggccgcgcccgcccccgcccccgcccccgccctcGCCCTCGCCCCCGCCAGCCTGCTGGACGCCGCACGAGGGGCCGACCTCACCGCCTGGATAGAGGGCATACAACTGGGATAATCGGTatcaaacaaattaataatgCATAAATGACAGGTTATGGGTagattacaaaataaatgtacaCGTTAAGGACCTGTAATTAGTCTTAAGTTTATTGATGACAAGCGGTTTGTGCCTAATTTACATGCGTGAATATGTGTAATctatcttgtggcctgaatctaaaacataaacatatacattgccaaagcaagtgctgccatctaccgttcgcgtacgttttcttgtgcagtAGGTTAATTCTGCCATattgtgggctacatcggaagcataaacttcacatttacgcctcgcgacaaaaatctgacggctcctgtgctgccccctatagttcatgcacgctccctgtacgatacattttacattgttaattttcgtaacacaatggaatcaattaactTTAATTGCAGGTCCTTAACTACATGCGTAATTTTTTTAGCAATTCACCCTTATGCCTTTATTAATTGACACTAGAATAATTGTTCCTAGAGGAGACAAGTAAATATTAAAGACTGCTTATCGCAATACTAAGTCCACTCGATAGTCTTTGGACTCTCTACTAGATGGCGTTGTAATATAAACATATTGAAAACTTGATCAGTAAAAGCTATCAATTTTCTAAGGCCATTTAAagtctttattatttaaccGTGTCTGATAAAAGTAATGTTTGTATTTACACCTAGCATTGTTGAATACTGTACAAATCAATAAATTTGATGGTACCCGACTAATGAGATTTAAGAGGCTTTTATTAAGATTAAAGCTTttgagtaaaaaataataaaaaataacaagccAAGACAAAATGCTGcaaaaattgtaaacaaattGCATTAAACGGAACATCTGATTGAATctaaaaatgatacaatgaagtTACCTTTGccttaaaagaaaattcttaatattaaaaatggtGCAGTCAGAAAGGTTGTATACAtcctatttattttagttataatttatGTAGAAATAAGTAGCAATCAGAAGATATAACAATATTCTGTCTGTACCCTTAATAAAAGCTGAAGCTATATTGCGGAATGAAAATGAACTGGAAAATCCCTTTAAGGGAAAGCTTACAcatgtatgtattattattatatcagtGTATCGTGCTCGCACATAAGTGAccacgatcatttacataccaTACCTTTTTTTATAGCACAGTGCTACTACGTGGCTAATTCAGGGATGCTTGCTTAATATAACTTAACATAAGATCTTATAGTATGAcgcaaaaattatgaataaaataaatgtatctatAGGATAAAGTAGCCTGCTCTCTATGTTCTGATTGTTTTGCCAGTCAAGTTAATCTCTTTGTAGATTTTTctcgcatttaaaaaaaacagttgtCCTTACAGTTATAAGTTGCGTATCCGACACTATTAAAACAGTGGAAGGACCCCTAACGTGGAAgtccaaaataataaaaattctaGATAGCGTATCTTTAGCACCTCGACGTAGCTCTATGATGtgactatacagggtggctaaaaaatatgtgcatccccgttgccagggatattttgggattatactgagcaaattttactatgggaccaaccccgaaatcgcgaaaaaaaatttggctgtttcgtacattttggctggtccattttctatgtgaggataaaaaattttttcgcgatttcgtggttggtcccatagtaaaagttgcacagtataatcccaaaaccaccctggcaacgggaatgcacatattttttgaccATCCTGTATAAGTGTTGCTAACTACATAAACTCTTTGGACACTACTTCGTATggaaatgtttctttattattcaaCTATTCTTTCATAACTAGACATCCCACCTAAGAATTTATTTCATGTGTGTTGTTTACTTCTGAACTTCGTATGAAAATTGTGTTGTACACGTATACTTATTGTATTATCTGTCCACTGAAATAATGGGTATTGTATGTGTCTCTGTTCTGTTTAGAACCATTCAAACCATATCCATGATTGTCTGAGGAATGCATTAGGTATGCAGAGGCGTTAAGCAGTGCAAAGTAAAATATTGTACCTTCAAGCTTGacagctgaagtagatggcgcaGTACGGCCACGTAGTCCCCGTAAATTTGTATAGGTGCTGGCAAACATCTTGAACATGTGACCTTGCttttaagttcgtttaatcctatcattTTTTGCGCGACAGAGGTGGAAATATAGTACAACAATGTAACTTTGTACTGTATTTCCATGTCTGTCGCGCAAATAATGATAGAATTAAACGAATTTAAAGGCAAGGTCACATGTTCAAGAAGTTTGCCGGCACCTGTAAGCAGCGATAACTAGGTACTCACGTCTCAAGATCTATACTTATTGTTTCACAATCCAGTTACCACAAAGTGTGTAATGGCGTATCTACAGCGCCATAGTGGCTACATTTTGCACTACTTTACGCGACTTAGTATTCCTTATCTTAGTATTTCTTATACATCCCTGTACCAATGAGTTAATTTTTAACCCTCGCGTAATCAAGTAATTTATTAGCATTATTTTACAGAATCTTTTGTATTGTTACTttccataatataaaattttggtaGGTGGGGGTGGGCTGTATGTATcaagatagtttaaattcgattagagACTACTCGCAGAATTAAGAGATTTTCTATCAGGCACTTCATGCGACAATCTTAATCTTAACTAGcacgattatttattattcattaacattatttaattcCGAATTTGATCACATAATGTGCGAGCCTCCGATATGCTGACTTGTGTAGGTGTGCAAATGCTTGATAGTATTATATGTAAATACTTTTGCGTTTGCCTTAAAAAGGTACTAATGCGGAATGTGTCTCGCATTAAATctataattgaaatattttagtaaCAGCTACttttgtaaaacattacaacatGCTGCAGTAACAACCTGCATTGCTTTTCTAATTTcccaaaaaaaattcaaaacacaTGTCTGGTACCCAAATGCGGCCGCGCTTCAGAACTTTAGTTTACTTAGTTCAACAGATGTATTAGTTTAGCAGAGACAAGTTAAAAACAAAGACAGCAGATGACACAACGCATCGAGATTTGGATCGCTTTGGCCTCTGCTTAACAGCGTAGGCATAGTGAGCGCTCTGATATATAGATGAAATTTATATAAGTTAAGGTCCAACTGTCTTTACAAAATACCAATTCTTTCTAGGTCTAATTATTGCTAGAGGGCTAGCACGTCTAATCGCGCGGTCTAAACTGTCCATCTATATCTATTTAATAAAGTGGGATAAAGACGGAACTCTTGCGCGACGTCGTGCTAGCTACAGCTAATTGTTAGAACTATGTTCCAACTTTGGGCCTGATTGCAATAATTTTGCATTTGTCAAGCGAATGAAAACATACAATGTTATTTAGGTTTGGTCTTAAACAGAATGTTTCGTTTTAATTTGTGGTTGAATTCTATTGATGTTTTGTTGCATTTATCATATCAattctttttaaattttgta
This region includes:
- the LOC134745016 gene encoding peroxisomal N(1)-acetyl-spermine/spermidine oxidase codes for the protein MGDDNSNSSKKCDTNKCNVLIIGGGMAGLAAANELIKNGLDDFRILEARKRIGGRIISIPLKNHEVELGANWIHGVLGNPIFDIAMANGLVNIINIPKPHKVIAATEDGKQVPFGVLHEIHEAYVVFMRRCEEYFLCQYLPPPDIHSVGEHINLEATIYLERLPDSEEKKLRRLIFDCLLKRETCISGCNSMDEIDLLELGSYTELQGGNIMIPKGYSSILQPMLKNIPPEKIISNHPVKKIVWDSNQHSTRPEDLGEESEDSDQTVIEDITKNSASESMVNPSEGSLMSENVHKPKKKNGHYVEVTCDNGDTFFANHVICTIPLGVLKETAKDLFQPSLPQYKMESIERLLFGTVNKIFLEYERPFLNPDITEIMLLWESPTTPEDIAESWYKKIYSFSKVTETLLLGWVSGREAEYVETLTMDQVAAACTNILRKFLNDPFVPEPQTCVCTSWNKQPYTRGSYTALAVGSSQTDIESLAQPLFRNVHDKKPTLVFAGEHTHSSYYSTVHGAYLSGQAAGRRLAAPAPAPAPALALAPASLLDAARGADLTAWIEGIQLG